The genome window GATGGGACGCGCTGGAGCGGTCCAGGCTGGTCAAACCCTCCGAGGAGTGGGAGTTCGATCTCCTTTTCGGAAATCACGAGGCGATGCGACACGCGATTGCGGAGAACGTCTACGACTTCTGGAAGAACTGGTCTATTGTCACCGGCGTCCCGCTTCCCCCGCGCGTTGCAGAGAAAAGCCGGTTCTACTGCAGTTGTTGAGCGGACACGACGAATGTGAGCGGCCCTCCGAAAGTGCGACTTGGCGACCTGGACCATGTCGTCTCTTGGGGAACGGATGCGATCGGGAGAACGGGATGATCCCTCGTGATATTCACCAGCTGATTCGTGAATACTCGGCCGAGGTCGCGGAAGCGTTCCGGGAACTTCGCGCAACCTACCCGTCCGTCGAGATCCGGCCGTTGAATCGGACGATCCCCCGCCGGGGAACTCTGCCATCCGGGCGCACTTACTCGTTCCATGGAATCGGATGCCTCTTCGAATTGCAGGATGTGGTGGTCGACATGGACTTTGGTCCCGACGGTCGCATCGATGGATTTGACGCCTGGCGGCTGAACCTGTTTGCGGAGAGTCGCGATCAGCCCGAGTGGACCCTGGAGGCCCTTGGAAACGCCCTCGCAGAGCTTCTTCGCGATGGCAAAGTCGTGAGGCTGACCTCGGCCCTGGCGAGCCATCTCTACTTTCCCGCCAACGAGGAGTCCCCGTCTGTGTGATGCGCGGCCCCCGAAAACTGACAGCGAGCCTCGAGTTCTCCCTACAGAGCAACTCCACATGCTCCTCTTTGATCCAGCGCAGGAGGCCGCCGACTTAGCAGACCGCGTCGTGCCCCTGCTGGACGGAGAAGAACGAGTTTGTCACGAGTGCGGGTGCGTTCCGCAGAACCTCCACGCCCTCGACAAGACGTTCGGTGGCGGGAAACTATGAATCCCGAGACGGTCCAAGGCCTGGGAGACGATCGCAGTGCGGTTTACGGCATCCTGCATCACCTGGCAGAACGAGGACGGCGTGGCCCTGCTGGGCTTCGCCGATGACGAGTTCAATACGACCCGGTACCTGCTGCTGCAGCGGACACTTGAGCCGGACCCGCAGGATTGCGGCCTCGGTCACGACCGCGTCTACATCGAACTGAACGACCAGTCGCGGTCGGCCTATGGCCAAGTCGAGGAAGTCCGGCTTCGAAAGCCGGGTGTGACGTTCCGGTTTGACCCGACGACCGCGGCGGCGGTTTCGAGCGGCGAGAGCGTCGCGATTGCGATCGATGTGACTGTGCGGAGACTCGAAGAGATGGCCGAACAACTTCGCCTGCTGATCGGACAGGACCGGGTCCACGCGACGCTGAACGACTGAACGCCCGCCTTCGCTCGGCGCAGTCTTTCCGTTCGTCCTCCGCTCGGGACGTTCATCAGGAGTTGCCGCTCTCCCTCGTTCCGAGGAACATGCCCGCACCAGATTGCGGCCCCCCGGGGCGCTGGCCCGTTTCCGAGCGGACGGCTCCGGACCGGACTGACTCCGTCTGCGTCCTTCCCCCTCTTGAGACCTCCGCCCCATGAACACTCCGGGTTTTGTCGACGCCAGCGGGCATCCTCTGCTGCGGTCGTCGATTGTCGGTTTCCTTGATCTCATGGGCTTCTCCCAGGCGATCCAGAGCGCCGTTGTGCCCGCGGATGCGCAGCGGCTCGTGGATCGCATCGTCGGGGCCCTGAACGACGCCCGCGAGTACGTCCGGCGGAGCCTGGCCGGGGACTTCGCGACCCTGCCGGGCGGCTGGGCGGTCAAGTTCTTCAGCGACAACCTCGTCGTCGGCTATCCGTTCGAGGGACCGGACGCGGCCGTGATGGCGGCCCGGTTCATCATCGCCTGTTCCCAGCGGTATCAGCTGCGGATGGCGGTGAACGGGTTCTTCGTCCGCGGGGCCCTGACCGAGGGACCGCTGTGCCTGACGGACGACATCATCTTCGGCTCGGGGCTGCTGGAGTGCTATCACCTGGAATCGCGGACCTCGATCGTTCCGCGGGTGATCCTGGCGGAGCCGCTCCGGCGGCTGGTCGCCGGAGCCATGGAGCGGACGGAGGGCCCGCCGCACGGGTTCGGCACGTCGGTCTGTCGCGATATCGACGGGTGGTGGTTCGTGAACTACCTCGAGGCGGCCCGTGAAGAGGGGCGCGTCGACTGGTCGCTCATTGCCGCCCACAAGCAGGCGATCCTGGACTCCCTCGCCGGCGTCAAGCGGCACGACGTGCTGCCGAAGTACGGCTGGGCCTGCCGTTACCACAACATGTTCTGCCACTGGCATCGCGATGCGGCCGGCTACTCCGACCAGTACCGGATCGAACGGGCGGACGAGTCCTCCGTGATCGACCGCATCGGCGAAGTCGCCGACCTGCGGGAGACCGTCTGACCGCCTCCGCGCCGCGCTCGATCAGTCCCAGTCCCGACAGCCGAGCCTGACGAAATCGAGCAGGGTCGGGAACGCCGTTTCCAGCTCGCCCAGCTCGTGATCGAGCTTGACCACCTCACCCGTCCGGAAGCCGGCGACGTCCTCCGCACAGACGCCGTACACATCGGCGAAGCCGTTCTCCTGGTAGAAGAAGACGACCTTCCGCAGGTCCGACTCGGGGGGAAGCGGGTTGCCGCACGTGCGGAAGTAGCGGGGGACGTGAACAGCCATGTGCTCTACGTCGAGGTAGGCGATGTCGGGATCGCTGGCGACGTCCGGATCATCGGCGTGACTGCGGCTCTCCTCGCTGGTGACCCACACCCCGTTGAACTCGGACAGCAGCTCCCGGACCTCCCGCGGCAGCCGCTGGCCGAGTTCCGCTTCGGCGTGGTCGAGCTGCTCCTCGCTCGCCGGAGGGCCGAACGTGTACTCAAAGCCGAACTCGACGTCCAAAGGGGATGGCCGGCCGTGCTGGAACGCCTCTCGCCACTTTCCCATGTTCTGACCCCGTCTCGCCCCAGAAGCCCACCATCGATCAAAGGCATTTTCGATCACGGGACCGCTTGCCTGCAATGCCGCTGACGGCCGCGATCGTTCCTCGCCGAAGCGCCTCCGGCGGCCAGGGGGGTGTCTGGTTTTCCGGGGCCCGGGACCTCCGATCGACGAAGCGGAT of Planctomyces sp. SH-PL14 contains these proteins:
- a CDS encoding DUF6896 domain-containing protein — translated: MIPRDIHQLIREYSAEVAEAFRELRATYPSVEIRPLNRTIPRRGTLPSGRTYSFHGIGCLFELQDVVVDMDFGPDGRIDGFDAWRLNLFAESRDQPEWTLEALGNALAELLRDGKVVRLTSALASHLYFPANEESPSV
- a CDS encoding Imm10 family immunity protein; protein product: MRFTASCITWQNEDGVALLGFADDEFNTTRYLLLQRTLEPDPQDCGLGHDRVYIELNDQSRSAYGQVEEVRLRKPGVTFRFDPTTAAAVSSGESVAIAIDVTVRRLEEMAEQLRLLIGQDRVHATLND
- a CDS encoding SMI1/KNR4 family protein, producing the protein MGKWREAFQHGRPSPLDVEFGFEYTFGPPASEEQLDHAEAELGQRLPREVRELLSEFNGVWVTSEESRSHADDPDVASDPDIAYLDVEHMAVHVPRYFRTCGNPLPPESDLRKVVFFYQENGFADVYGVCAEDVAGFRTGEVVKLDHELGELETAFPTLLDFVRLGCRDWD